A part of Sugiyamaella lignohabitans strain CBS 10342 chromosome D, complete sequence genomic DNA contains:
- the DAL2 gene encoding allantoicase (Allantoicase; converts allantoate to urea and ureidoglycolate in the second step of allantoin degradation; expression sensitive to nitrogen catabolite repression and induced by allophanate, an intermediate in allantoin degradation; GO_component: GO:0005575 - cellular_component [Evidence ND]; GO_function: GO:0004037 - allantoicase activity [Evidence IEA,IEA]; GO_function: GO:0004037 - allantoicase activity [Evidence ISS] [PMID 1916277]; GO_function: GO:0016787 - hydrolase activity [Evidence IEA]; GO_process: GO:0000256 - allantoin catabolic process [Evidence IEA,IEA]; GO_process: GO:0000256 - allantoin catabolic process [Evidence IMP] [PMID 1916277]; GO_process: GO:0006144 - purine nucleobase metabolic process [Evidence IEA]), with protein sequence MSVSQVSLEEFEKRTAAYVNVINTHLETEIIAFSDEFFAEATNLITSTPPVREAGRYTEKGAWYDGWETRRHNTEEADWVIIKVGVNSARIAAVEVDTAFFNGNHAPAISVEGVYLEGKVNQSSFDTVQWQPIISHVECGPSQRHFFARDDGLTKQSFNYLRLRMYPDGGIARFRAYGSPVPVFPDDKSVVLDLASISNGGSAVAWSDKRFSGPDNLLLPGRGHDMSDGWETARSRTKGHVDWAIIKLGAPARISKVVVDTAYFLGNFPAAVKVEAINLDPSSEISATDSAWKDIVGETPAGPGKEHEFSLANGLATITKDELFTHVKLVMIPDGGVKRLRIFGTRV encoded by the coding sequence atgTCTGTTTCTCAGGTCTCCCTCGaggaatttgaaaaaagaaCTGCGGCCTACGTTAATGTCATCAACACCCATTTAGAAACTGAAATTATTGCATTTAGTGATGAGTTTTTTGCAGAGGCTACCAATCTGATAACGTCTACCCCGCCAGTTCGTGAAGCAGGCAGATATACTGAAAAAGGTGCTTGGTATGATGGATGGGAAACGAGAAGGCACAATACTGAGGAGGCCGATTGGGTAATTATCAAAGTTGGTGTAAATAGCGCTCGTATTGCCGCCGTTGAGGTAGACACTGCATTTTTCAATGGCAATCATGCCCCAGCTATTTCAGTTGAAGGTGTCTATCTTGAGGGAAAGGTAAACCAGTCAAGTTTTGATACAGTACAATGGCAGCCTATTATCTCTCATGTGGAATGTGGACCCAGTCAGAGACATTTTTTCGCTCGGGATGATGGTTTAACAAAGCAGTCATTCAATTACTTGAGATTAAGAATGTACCCAGATGGTGGTATTGCCAGGTTCCGAGCATATGGATCTCCTGTTCCAGTCTTCCCCGATGATAAGTCCGTTGTACTAGATTTAGCAAGTATTTCCAACGGTGGTTCTGCTGTTGCATGGTCAGACAAGCGGTTCTCTGGTCCCGATAATTTGCTATTGCCAGGCAGAGGTCACGACATGAGTGATGGATGGGAAACGGCTCGATCTAGAACCAAGGGTCACGTTGATTGGGCAATTATTAAATTAGGTGCCCCTGCCCGTATTTCAAAGGTGGTGGTTGACACTGCCTATTTTCTGGGTAACTtccctgctgctgtaaaGGTCGAAGCTATCAACCTCGACCCCTCAAGTGAGATATCAGCTACAGATTCCGCATGGAAAGACATTGTGGGTGAAACTCCTGCTGGACCAGGTAAAGAACACGAGTTCTCTCTTGCTAATGGATTGGCTACGATTACAAAAGATGAACTTTTCACCCATGTTAAACTTGTAATGATTCCTGATGGAGGTGTTAAAAGACTCAGGATTTTTGGTACTAGAGTATAA
- the MNS1 gene encoding mannosyl-oligosaccharide 1,2-alpha-mannosidase (Alpha-1,2-mannosidase; involved in ER-associated protein degradation (ERAD); catalyzes the removal of one mannose residue from a glycosylated protein, converting the modification from Man9GlcNAc to Man8GlcNAc; catalyzes the last step in glycoprotein maturation in the ER and is critical for ER protein degradation; GO_component: GO:0005783 - endoplasmic reticulum [Evidence IEA]; GO_component: GO:0005783 - endoplasmic reticulum [Evidence IDA] [PMID 8864657]; GO_component: GO:0005789 - endoplasmic reticulum membrane [Evidence IEA]; GO_component: GO:0016021 - integral component of membrane [Evidence IEA]; GO_component: GO:0016020 - membrane [Evidence IEA,IEA]; GO_function: GO:0005509 - calcium ion binding [Evidence IEA]; GO_function: GO:0016787 - hydrolase activity [Evidence IEA]; GO_function: GO:0016798 - hydrolase activity, acting on glycosyl bonds [Evidence IEA]; GO_function: GO:0004571 - mannosyl-oligosaccharide 1,2-alpha-mannosidase activity [Evidence IEA,IEA]; GO_function: GO:0004571 - mannosyl-oligosaccharide 1,2-alpha-mannosidase activity [Evidence IDA] [PMID 12090241]; GO_function: GO:0004571 - mannosyl-oligosaccharide 1,2-alpha-mannosidase activity [Evidence IMP] [PMID 1714453]; GO_function: GO:0004571 - mannosyl-oligosaccharide 1,2-alpha-mannosidase activity [Evidence IMP] [PMID 8439291]; GO_function: GO:0004571 - mannosyl-oligosaccharide 1,2-alpha-mannosidase activity [Evidence IDA] [PMID 8910350]; GO_process: GO:0030433 - ER-associated ubiquitin-dependent protein catabolic process [Evidence IMP] [PMID 8905927]; GO_process: GO:0008152 - metabolic process [Evidence IEA]; GO_process: GO:0035977 - protein deglycosylation involved in glycoprotein catabolic process [Evidence IMP] [PMID 9732283]; GO_process: GO:0006486 - protein glycosylation [Evidence IEA]), whose amino-acid sequence MTSSSSEDENIFEDCEKTEPGLASTSSSASPNITSAMWRPNTERRPLPMYKDKPEKTTRRESPSVRKIRKTVGFIVFFTGILYLVYNIGKATAPLPGRGRTYKDILSWGSKPKEPETWPEKQQAVKNAFIDSWNGYKKYAWGKDVYRPVSKTGVNMGPKPLGWIIVDSLDTLHIMGLKDQLKEARTWVHKDLDYNMDYEVNTFETTIRMLGGMLSAHYLTKDDMYLDKAADLGNRLLGAFDSISGIPYSSVNLHSSKGKKSHTDLGAASTAEAATLQLEFKYLAKLTGESLYWEKVEKILSIMDANKVRSGLVPIYIQPDTGQFSSRVIRLGSRGDSYYEYLIKQYLQTNEEEPIYKEMYDESVQGIKDHLIKQSTPNKLTFIGELNTGVGGKLSTKMDHLVCFAGGMLAIGATNGLPLDDARRKGFWSTVREADIQLAMELTHTCYEMYSQTQTGLAPEIVYFNTDKDSTSDFTIKRNDGHNLQRPETVESLFILWRLTKNPIYREWGWNIFKSFEHWTKLQGDAGYASINDVRNTPPAFRNNMESFWLSETLKYLYLLFDDSDELLPLTDVVFNTEAHPFPKFSMDPLFKTGWSRSKKATAPTPGNAAADEPLQKPIDQTDKKPKPISKDDRKEASNAEARAEDIPVRQVGAADTAPSISE is encoded by the coding sequence ATGACGTCGAGTTCAAGTGAAGACGAGAACATTTTTGAAGACTGTGAAAAAACTGAGCCAGGACTTGCTtcgacatcttcatctgcaTCACCGAACATAACTAGTGCAATGTGGAGACCTAATACCGAGCGTCGACCATTGCCTATGTACAAAGATAAACCAGAAAAGACAACTAGAAGAGAAAGTCCGTCAGTAAGAAAAATCAGGAAAACTGTCGGATTCATTGTATTTTTTACAGGAATCTTATACTTGGTGTACAATATTGGCAAGGCCACGGCACCCCTTCCTGGTCGAGGAAGAACTTATAAAGATATCTTATCGTGGGGATCTAAGCCAAAAGAGCCTGAAACTTGGCCTGAGAAGCAACAAGCTGTCAAAAATGCATTTATCGATTCGTGGAATGGATATAAGAAGTATGCGTGGGGTAAAGATGTTTACCGTCCAGTAAGCAAGACTGGTGTAAATATGGGCCCCAAGCCATTAGGTTGGATCATAGTTGATTCTTTGGATACTCTGCACATAATGGGTCTCAAGGATCAACTGAAGGAGGCCAGAACTTGGGTTCATAAAGATTTGGATTATAACATGGATTATGAAGTTAATACATTCGAGACAACTATTCGCATGCTGGGAGGGATGCTCTCAGCCCACTATCTTACAAAAGATGATATGTACCTTGACAAAGCTGCTGATCTTGGCAACAGATTGCTTGGAGCTTTTGATTCGATTAGTGGTATTCCATACTCGAGTGTAAATTTACATTCCTCAAAGGGTAAAAAATCTCATACTGACTTGGGTGCCGCTTCCACAGCTGAAGCTGCAACATTACAACTTGAATTCAAATATTTAGCTAAACTCACTGGAGAATCTTTATATTGGGAAAAAGTTGAAAAGATTCTTAGCATAATGGATGCGAACAAAGTTCGTTCTGGCCTGGTCCCTATTTACATCCAACCTGATACTGGTCAATTTAGTTCTAGAGTCATTCGCTTGGGATCAAGAGGCGATTCTTATTATGAATATCTTATTAAACAATATCTACAGACAAATGAGGAGGAACCAATCTACAAAGAAATGTATGATGAGTCTGTCCAAGGCATTAAGGATCATTTAATAAAGCAGTCTACTCCCAATAAACTTACTTTTATTGGTGAATTGAATACTGGGGTGGGTGGCAAGTTAAGTACTAAAATGGATCATTTAGTGTGTTTTGCAGGAGGTATGCTGGCTATTGGAGCTACAAATGGATTGCCCCTTGATGATGCAAGACGCAAAGGTTTCTGGTCTACAGTTAGGGAGGCTGATATCCAACTTGCAATGGAGCTAACTCATACCTGTTATGAAATGTATAGCCAAACTCAAACCGGCCTTGCTCCAGAAATTGTTTATTTCAACACAGATAAAGATAGCACCAGTGACTTTACTATTAAACGTAATGATGGCCATAACCTTCAGAGACCGGAGACGGTTGAGTCTCTGTTTATCTTATGGAGACTTACAAAAAACCCGATTTACCGCGAGTGGGGATGGAACATCTTCAAGTCATTTGAGCACTGGACAAAGTTACAAGGAGATGCGGGTTATGCAAGTATCAATGATGTCCGCAATACGCCACCTGCGTTCCGCAATAACATGGAATCCTTTTGGTTATCTGAAACACTAAAATATTTGtatttgctttttgatGATAGCGACGAGCTCTTACCTTTAACTGATGTCGTATTTAACACGGAAGCCCATCCTTTCCCCAAATTCAGCATGGACCCCTTATTCAAAACTGGTTGGAGCAGATCCAAGAAGGCCACGGCACCAACCCCTGGGAAtgcagctgctgacgaACCTTTGCAGAAGCCTATTGATCAAACAGATAAAAAACCAAAGCCTATCAGTAAAGATGATCGAAAGGAGGCATCCAATGCTGAAGCTCGTGCAGAGGATATCCCTGTGCGTCAGGTGGGTGCAGCAGACACAGCTCCCTCTATCTCAGAGTAA
- a CDS encoding peptidase family M20 protein, with product MMFNSITYAVALASVFSNVVAEKQSTFSASTLKVNQELLDLHRDLIQLKSVSGYEIDAAVYLQNYLESNNFTVELETVYGDSNRKNVYAYYGKERNTKALLTSHIDTVPPYFNYSVVDNRIYGRGSVDAKSCVSSQIVALSQLFKDGEVEEGDVALLFVVDEEVQGRGMVYASDNLGVDSWEHVIFGEPTENRLGVGHKGMASAQLKAHGKAA from the coding sequence ATGATGTTTAACTCGATCACCTACGCTGTAGCTTTGGCCAGTGTCTTTTCCAATGTTGTGGCTGAGAAACAAAGCACTTTTTCGGCTTCGACATTAAAAGTAAACCAAGAGCTTTTGGACCTACATCGAGATCTCATTCAATTGAAATCAGTAAGTGGTTATGAGATTGATGCGGCAGTATATCTTCAAAACTATCTTGAATCAAACAATTTTACTGTGGAACTTGAAACTGTCTATGGCGACTCGAATCGCAAAAACGTTTATGCTTATTATGGCAAGGAGAGAAACACCAAAGCTTTACTGACATCACACATCGACACTGTTCCTCCTTACTTCAATTATAGCGTGGTTGACAATCGCATTTATGGAAGAGGTAGCGTTGATGCTAAAAGTTGTGTCTCATCACAAATTGTTGCTTTGAGTCAACTTTTCAAAGATGGCGAAGTTGAGGAGGGTGATGTCGCCCTTCTCTTCGTTGTCGATGAAGAAGTCCAAGGCAGAGGAATGGTATATGCAAGTGACAACTTAGGCGTTGATAGTTGGGAACATGTCATCTTTGGAGAGCCAACTGAGAACCGTCTTGGAGTCGGCCACAAGGGTATGGCATCTGCTCAATTGAAAGCTCATGGAAAGGCTGCGTAA
- the POL4 gene encoding Pol4p (DNA polymerase IV; undergoes pair-wise interactions with Dnl4p-Lif1p and Rad27p to mediate repair of DNA double-strand breaks by non-homologous end joining (NHEJ); homologous to mammalian DNA polymerase beta; GO_component: GO:0005634 - nucleus [Evidence IEA,IEA]; GO_component: GO:0005634 - nucleus [Evidence TAS] [PMID 9745046]; GO_function: GO:0003677 - DNA binding [Evidence IEA]; GO_function: GO:0003887 - DNA-directed DNA polymerase activity [Evidence IEA,IEA,IEA]; GO_function: GO:0003887 - DNA-directed DNA polymerase activity [Evidence TAS] [PMID 9745046]; GO_function: GO:0003824 - catalytic activity [Evidence IEA]; GO_function: GO:0046872 - metal ion binding [Evidence IEA]; GO_function: GO:0016779 - nucleotidyltransferase activity [Evidence IEA,IEA]; GO_function: GO:0016740 - transferase activity [Evidence IEA]; GO_process: GO:0006281 - DNA repair [Evidence IEA,IEA]; GO_process: GO:0006261 - DNA-dependent DNA replication [Evidence IEA,IEA,IEA]; GO_process: GO:0006974 - cellular response to DNA damage stimulus [Evidence IEA]; GO_process: GO:0006302 - double-strand break repair [Evidence IDA] [PMID 12235149]; GO_process: GO:0006303 - double-strand break repair via nonhomologous end joining [Evidence IDA,IMP] [PMID 10438542]; GO_process: GO:0006303 - double-strand break repair via nonhomologous end joining [Evidence IDA] [PMID 15342630]) — translation MVPSRPSSKLYQIKSKKYDEYGARVTSSFDKSVSHVLIDPEWDGSRTLKYLHISAGDIRPEIDKGTIHFVRDSWPSACIENKQLIPESPDYTVQLYSPAPSPETTPEPEVSQKLVQTVISPEKPPKLKKRDISTSSNTSLSPEPDTPKQTAIDDLNPVEASGANTSIENKAEKKAQDGSGNDELDSVIQEAELQEHAARFLSDDEIEHALQTQRKKYSAPYSRPKRTSDGRVLKGNWDTFLCMKAGEDNIAKPDGPNALVINILSLMLHHYEAEGDQWRTLAYRKAIATLKKQTVPVRTAAQAVKLPGIGSRLADKIEEINKTGDLKRLKYTQGEGKFEVLELLKRIYGVGNKTANKWYSEGIRTLDDVRERKDLTANQQTSLDHYEDFAERIPRDNVTKHFERVRDAVHEIDPEIEATAMGSYRRLQPDCGDIDIILTKRNASRHDLTVTLAKLLDVLFEQGFAKYTFGGIEANSMRWLGASAHPDDGNKWRRMDILLVPWEERGAAFIYYTGNDIFNRSMRLLAQKKGYRLNEKGLFLAPHDRKSAGAVGPLVCGEDEEKIFETLGVPNRPPHKRIIG, via the coding sequence ATGGTCCCTAGTAGACCATCGTCCAAGCTCTATCAGATTAAATCCAAGAAATATGACGAATACGGCGCCAGGGTCACGTCCAGTTTTGATAAGTCTGTATCACATGTGTTGATTGATCCTGAGTGGGATGGATCGCGTactttgaaatatttacaTATTTCAGCTGGGGACATAAGACCAGAGATAGACAAAGGTACTATTCACTTTGTTCGTGATAGTTGGCCGTCTGCATGTATTGAAAACAAGCAATTGATTCCTGAAAGTCCTGATTATACTGTTCAATTGTACTCACCTGCCCCATCTCCAGAAACCACTCCGGAACCAGAGGTCTCACAAAAGCTAGTTCAAACTGTTATCAGTCCTGAGAAACCTCCTAAGCTTAAGAAGCGTGATATTTCGACATCTTCGAACACTTCACTTTCCCCTGAACCAGATACCCCGAAGCAGACTGCAATTGACGATCTTAATCCTGTAGAAGCTAGTGGAGCCAATACCAGTATTGAAAACAAGGCTGAAAAGAAGGCTCAGGATGGCTCTGGTAACGATGAACTGGACTCGGTTATTCAGGAAGCAGAACTTCAAGAGCACGCGGCGAGATTTCTCTCGGATGATGAGATTGAGCATGCGCTGCAGACTCAAAGGAAGAAGTACTCAGCGCCATACTCGCGTCCCAAGAGGACCAGTGACGGAAGAGTGTTAAAAGGTAACTGGGACACATTTCTGTGCATGAAAGCTGGAGAAGACAACATTGCTAAACCTGATGGACCAAATGCCTTGGTTATCAACATTTTGAGCTTGATGCTTCACCATTATGAAGCAGAGGGCGATCAATGGCGCACTTTGGCATATCGAAAAGCAATAGCGACTTTGAAAAAGCAGACAGTTCCAGTGAGAACGGCTGCGCAGGCAGTTAAACTTCCTGGTATAGGCAGTCGATTGGCTGACAAGATTGAGGAAATTAACAAGACCGGTGACTTAAAACGACTCAAGTATACTCAGGGAGAGGGCAAATTCGAAGTTTTGGAGCTGTTAAAGCGTATTTATGGCGTTGGCAATAAGACCGCTAATAAATGGTACAGTGAGGGAATTAGAACTTTGGATGACGTAAGAGAACGTAAAGATTTGACTGCCAACCAACAGACTTCTCTGGACCATTATGAGGACTTTGCTGAACGAATTCCTCGAGATAATGTGACAAAACACTTCGAACGAGTGAGAGATGCAGTCCATGAAATAGATCCAGAGATCGAGGCAACTGCTATGGGATCATATCGTCGTCTACAGCCGGATTGTGGTGACATTGATATTATCCTAACCAAACGAAACGCCAGTAGACACGACCTGACGGTAACATTGGCCAAGTTGCTGGATGTGTTGTTTGAACAAGGGTTTGCCAAGTATACATTTGGCGGGATCGAGGCAAATAGTATGCGATGGCTGGGGGCATCAGCCCACCCAGATGACGGCAATAAATGGCGTCGAATGGACATTTTGCTTGTACCATGGGAAGAACGAGGTGCagcatttatttattatacAGGAAACGATATATTTAATCGTAGCATGAGGTTATTAGCACAGAAAAAGGGATACCGGCTTAACGAAAAAGGACTATTTCTGGCACCTCATGACAGAAAGAGTGCTGGTGCAGTGGGACCACTTGTATGTGGAGAGGACgaggaaaaaatatttgagACTTTGGGAGTCCCTAACCGGCCACCACATAAACGGATTATTGGTTGA